A DNA window from Actinokineospora baliensis contains the following coding sequences:
- a CDS encoding DUF2207 family protein → MLRKWGVAVVTSATAVLIVGMAAGAGAAVQPTFPSLPSLPPTAPSIDFPIPKPGPTGTVKPPVIDPIPPTGGPTRPPGGIQPILPRSVNVQLKVERDGGLTVREQVIVQAKQQMVRVAPLRIGDRVFTVRDARVEGNGAVDATADALTIRLGEGASTVHYTVDGTIADADDRQEFRWQPASGWDTKLALVRVSLLTPRPGRDFVCLAGQPGTDQVCDSALTDGSGILRVVQSDLDTGGRVDLTAQLPAGLVPANARFEKAPSTAFAVTPLSGAGLGLAALLLLGGFVFLWRSRERDANAILAEVGPVGLVVDNDGKTTFASPDGVLPGQAGTVLAERAGENELAATIVDLAVRNYLWVTESSGDWQIVRRNPADDALSGYEAAVYTAFLPEGTESVTLSALRNAPLDLTAARSALHADAVNRGWFARHPDRPGRWQIAGAVVLALGAVGTVVLALTAGPALLGIAVTVGGLGLFIGGRLAPVRTKRGSALAQRVRGVALYLASVQPDTVAAEREVVFSRALPYAVALGESERWLSGFGPIDPAAVHWYATQDAEVAADQGKFVDQVAAFADSLGRVLNPSEKH, encoded by the coding sequence GTGTTGAGGAAATGGGGGGTCGCCGTCGTCACCTCCGCGACGGCCGTGTTGATCGTGGGTATGGCCGCGGGCGCGGGCGCGGCGGTCCAGCCGACGTTCCCGTCCCTGCCCTCCTTGCCGCCGACAGCCCCGAGCATCGACTTCCCCATCCCGAAGCCCGGCCCGACGGGGACGGTGAAACCGCCGGTCATCGACCCGATCCCGCCCACAGGTGGCCCCACCCGGCCGCCGGGCGGCATTCAGCCGATCCTCCCGCGCAGCGTCAACGTCCAGCTCAAGGTCGAGCGCGACGGCGGGCTCACCGTGCGCGAACAGGTCATCGTGCAGGCGAAGCAGCAGATGGTCCGCGTCGCGCCGCTGCGGATCGGTGACCGGGTGTTCACCGTCCGCGACGCGCGGGTCGAGGGCAACGGCGCTGTCGACGCGACCGCCGACGCGCTCACGATCCGCCTCGGTGAAGGCGCTTCGACGGTGCACTACACCGTGGACGGCACCATCGCCGACGCCGACGACCGGCAGGAGTTCCGGTGGCAGCCCGCCAGCGGGTGGGACACCAAGCTGGCTCTCGTGCGGGTCTCCCTGCTCACGCCGCGGCCTGGCCGCGACTTCGTCTGCCTGGCGGGGCAACCGGGCACGGACCAGGTCTGCGATTCGGCCCTCACCGACGGCAGCGGCATCCTCCGGGTTGTGCAGTCCGACCTGGACACCGGAGGGCGGGTCGATCTCACCGCCCAGTTGCCCGCCGGTCTCGTCCCTGCGAATGCGCGCTTTGAGAAGGCGCCTTCCACCGCCTTCGCGGTCACGCCTCTTAGCGGTGCCGGGCTGGGGTTGGCCGCGCTCCTGCTTCTAGGCGGATTCGTCTTCCTCTGGCGTTCTCGTGAGCGCGACGCCAACGCGATCCTCGCTGAAGTAGGCCCAGTCGGGCTCGTAGTCGACAACGACGGTAAGACCACCTTCGCCTCGCCGGATGGTGTCCTACCTGGACAAGCTGGAACCGTGCTCGCGGAACGGGCTGGTGAGAACGAGCTCGCAGCCACCATTGTCGACTTGGCGGTCCGCAACTACCTCTGGGTGACCGAGTCCAGTGGTGACTGGCAGATCGTTCGCCGCAACCCCGCAGACGACGCTCTTAGCGGCTATGAAGCTGCCGTCTACACGGCCTTTCTTCCAGAGGGGACCGAGTCGGTCACTCTCTCCGCACTGCGTAATGCCCCGCTCGACCTCACTGCGGCGCGCTCGGCGCTACACGCGGACGCCGTCAATCGCGGGTGGTTCGCTCGGCACCCTGATCGACCGGGCCGCTGGCAGATCGCGGGAGCGGTAGTGCTGGCGCTTGGTGCTGTTGGGACCGTCGTGCTCGCGCTGACCGCTGGTCCTGCCCTGCTCGGCATCGCGGTGACCGTGGGAGGGCTGGGGCTCTTCATCGGCGGCCGGTTGGCGCCTGTGCGCACCAAGCGCGGTTCCGCGCTGGCCCAGAGGGTGCGTGGTGTCGCGCTGTACCTGGCGAGCGTCCAGCCGGACACGGTGGCGGCCGAACGCGAGGTCGTGTTCTCCCGGGCGCTGCCCTACGCGGTCGCCCTCGGCGAGTCCGAGCGCTGGCTGTCCGGGTTCGGCCCGATCGACCCCGCGGCGGTCCACTGGTACGCCACCCAGGACGCCGAAGTCGCCGCTGACCAGGGGAAGTTCGTCGACCAGGTGGCGGCATTCGCCGACTCCCTGGGTCGGGTGCTGAACCCGTCGGAAAAACACTGA
- a CDS encoding neutral zinc metallopeptidase: MPVAPPPMVLPPYSHQGYPQQGYPQQHYQQQYPQRTWYGPPPGYAPMRPKSNTGLVVAISFVTLLLAGAAFVGYVQLAGKRPNDVGYSAPTTTAPSRSKTTTTTTTTSRPTRTTATTATTRGTTRSSQPTTTTQSGPQPVHALGDNPVFSTTNGVNVVTCNLPAWRSDPQSAQAFFTAALPCFDKAWAPVMQRANLPYFTPALKFPPGKTWSSACGTAASTWAAFYCGQDNTIYMPYEGLQIDQYGNKAGVYLALFSHEFAHHIQAMSGINDAYWDARYEAGDQTPAGLELSRRSELQAQCFGGMWFAGGQHGGGSITDDFIRDMLADGYTRGDWQQGVPPDHGSPQHYGAWQEHGFKNNRTTPCNTWLAAPGDVS; the protein is encoded by the coding sequence ATGCCGGTGGCGCCGCCGCCGATGGTCTTACCGCCCTACTCGCACCAGGGCTACCCGCAGCAGGGCTATCCACAACAGCACTACCAGCAGCAGTATCCACAAAGGACCTGGTACGGCCCGCCGCCCGGATATGCCCCCATGCGGCCAAAGTCCAACACCGGCCTGGTTGTCGCGATCAGCTTCGTGACCCTCCTACTCGCGGGCGCGGCTTTCGTCGGATACGTCCAACTGGCGGGCAAGCGCCCCAACGACGTCGGCTACTCGGCCCCCACCACCACAGCGCCGTCACGCTCTAAGACGACAACAACCACCACTACGACGTCCCGGCCGACCCGCACCACCGCGACCACCGCAACGACGCGCGGTACTACGCGGTCCTCGCAGCCAACGACCACTACGCAGTCCGGCCCGCAGCCCGTTCACGCGCTAGGCGACAACCCCGTCTTCAGCACCACCAATGGCGTCAACGTCGTCACCTGCAACCTCCCGGCGTGGCGTAGTGACCCGCAGAGCGCGCAAGCGTTCTTCACGGCTGCCCTACCGTGCTTCGACAAGGCGTGGGCGCCGGTGATGCAACGCGCGAACCTGCCTTACTTCACCCCCGCGCTGAAGTTCCCGCCCGGTAAGACCTGGTCCAGTGCCTGCGGTACCGCCGCGTCCACGTGGGCGGCTTTCTACTGCGGCCAGGACAACACGATCTACATGCCGTACGAGGGCCTGCAGATCGACCAGTACGGCAACAAGGCCGGGGTGTACCTGGCGCTGTTCTCCCACGAGTTCGCCCACCACATCCAGGCGATGTCCGGCATCAACGACGCCTACTGGGATGCCCGCTACGAGGCGGGCGACCAGACCCCGGCGGGGCTGGAGCTGTCGCGGCGCTCGGAGTTGCAGGCGCAGTGCTTCGGCGGCATGTGGTTCGCGGGCGGCCAGCACGGCGGCGGCTCTATCACCGACGACTTCATCCGGGACATGCTCGCCGACGGTTACACCCGGGGCGATTGGCAGCAGGGGGTTCCACCCGACCACGGCTCCCCACAGCACTACGGCGCGTGGCAAGAGCACGGGTTCAAGAACAACCGGACCACACCGTGCAACACCTGGCTCGCGGCCCCAGGGGACGTCTCTTAG
- the nudC gene encoding NAD(+) diphosphatase produces the protein MTARAPFQLVALPALSRATAARDETARKDADRLDQLWKSGQVLLVDRHGRTPVRDAGTALAPRPAQEIAADRPGAAMLLGEEGDTAYWALSTVVDLRPTNAPPGAWGLWGGAVSDTGEEWHDLRGIGALLDDTAAGLFTTAVGLVNWHARARFCAKCGSPVTASAAGWSTTCTGCGREEYPRTDPAVICLVHDGADQVLLARQPIWPEHRYSILAGFVETGESLEACVAREIAEEVGVEVADIHYLGSQPWPFPRSIMIGFTATADPAAPLTPADGEIEHARWVPRAEITQALANGGQTPTLILPGETSIARQMIESWVSAPA, from the coding sequence ATGACCGCCCGTGCACCGTTCCAGCTCGTCGCGCTGCCCGCGTTGTCGCGGGCCACCGCCGCTCGGGACGAGACCGCCCGCAAGGACGCGGATCGGCTTGACCAGCTGTGGAAGTCCGGTCAGGTCCTCCTGGTCGACCGGCACGGCCGCACCCCGGTCCGCGACGCCGGTACCGCTCTGGCGCCCCGCCCGGCCCAGGAGATCGCCGCCGACCGCCCCGGCGCCGCGATGCTCTTGGGCGAAGAGGGCGACACGGCTTACTGGGCGTTGTCGACCGTCGTGGATCTGCGTCCCACCAACGCCCCGCCCGGCGCCTGGGGTCTGTGGGGTGGCGCGGTCTCCGACACCGGCGAGGAGTGGCACGACCTGCGCGGCATCGGTGCCCTGCTCGACGACACCGCCGCGGGTTTGTTCACCACCGCAGTCGGGCTGGTCAACTGGCACGCCAGGGCCCGTTTCTGCGCCAAGTGCGGCTCCCCGGTCACCGCTTCCGCCGCCGGGTGGTCGACCACCTGCACCGGTTGCGGTCGCGAGGAGTACCCCCGCACCGATCCCGCCGTGATCTGCCTGGTCCACGACGGCGCCGACCAGGTTCTCCTGGCCCGGCAACCGATCTGGCCGGAACACCGCTACTCGATCCTCGCGGGCTTCGTCGAGACCGGCGAGTCGTTGGAGGCCTGCGTGGCGCGGGAGATCGCCGAGGAGGTGGGCGTCGAGGTGGCCGACATCCATTACCTGGGCAGTCAGCCGTGGCCGTTCCCGCGCTCCATCATGATCGGCTTCACCGCCACGGCCGACCCCGCCGCGCCGCTGACCCCCGCCGACGGCGAGATCGAGCACGCCCGCTGGGTCCCCCGCGCGGAGATCACCCAGGCCCTGGCCAACGGCGGCCAGACCCCCACCCTGATCCTGCCCGGCGAGACCTCCATCGCCCGCCAGATGATCGAGAGCTGGGTGTCGGCCCCGGCTTAG
- a CDS encoding M16 family metallopeptidase, whose amino-acid sequence MTVSQPYRYTLANGLRVVLAPDDTAPVVGVSVHYDVGFRSEPEGRTGFAHLFEHLMFQGSESLEKLAHFRHVQSSGGTFNGSTHPDYTDYFEVLPSAALERALFLEADRMRAPKLTEENLRNQIDVVKEEIRLNVLNRPYGGFPWILLPPVLFDTFPNAHNGYGGFEDLEQATVADCAAFFDTYYAPANAVLTVAGDFTVEAAKELVERHFGDVPARPRPQRPSFAEPPPTAEVRADHPDPLAPLPAVAIGYRIPDPIEELDAYLAYLVLAGVLTDGDGSRLQQRLVYGDQLVTEVSAGCGMFGPFEARDPDTFTITAMYSPEVALDPVLAAIDEELERLASTPPDPAELAKITARWAASLHKEHDRIVSRTLALGAFELLYGNPGLVYELPERINAITPDAVSAAAKALRPDSRAILTITPSGGAE is encoded by the coding sequence GTGACCGTTTCCCAGCCGTACCGCTACACCCTCGCCAACGGCCTGCGGGTTGTCCTCGCCCCCGACGACACCGCGCCGGTCGTCGGCGTCAGCGTGCACTACGACGTGGGCTTCCGCTCCGAGCCGGAGGGCAGGACCGGGTTCGCGCACCTGTTCGAGCACCTGATGTTCCAGGGCAGCGAGAGCTTGGAGAAGCTGGCGCACTTCCGGCACGTGCAATCCTCCGGCGGCACCTTCAACGGGTCCACCCACCCGGACTACACCGACTACTTCGAGGTCCTGCCCTCGGCCGCCCTGGAGCGCGCGCTGTTCCTGGAGGCCGACCGGATGCGCGCCCCCAAGCTCACCGAGGAGAACCTGCGCAACCAGATCGACGTGGTGAAGGAGGAGATCCGGCTCAACGTGCTCAACCGCCCCTACGGCGGTTTCCCGTGGATCCTGCTCCCGCCGGTGCTGTTCGACACCTTCCCCAACGCGCACAACGGCTACGGCGGGTTCGAGGACCTCGAGCAGGCCACGGTCGCCGACTGCGCCGCGTTCTTCGACACCTACTACGCCCCGGCCAACGCCGTGCTCACCGTCGCGGGCGACTTCACCGTCGAGGCGGCCAAGGAGCTCGTCGAACGCCACTTCGGCGACGTCCCGGCCCGGCCCCGGCCGCAGCGCCCCTCCTTCGCCGAGCCGCCGCCCACCGCCGAGGTCCGCGCCGACCACCCGGACCCGCTGGCCCCGCTGCCCGCCGTCGCGATCGGGTACCGCATCCCGGACCCGATCGAAGAACTCGACGCCTACCTGGCGTACCTGGTCCTCGCGGGCGTCCTCACCGACGGCGACGGCTCCCGCCTGCAGCAGCGCCTGGTCTACGGCGACCAGCTGGTCACCGAGGTCAGCGCGGGCTGCGGCATGTTCGGCCCCTTCGAGGCCCGCGACCCGGACACCTTCACCATCACCGCGATGTACTCCCCCGAGGTGGCGCTGGACCCGGTCCTGGCCGCCATCGACGAGGAACTCGAGCGCCTGGCCAGCACCCCGCCGGACCCCGCGGAACTGGCCAAGATCACCGCCCGCTGGGCCGCCAGCCTGCACAAGGAACACGACCGCATCGTCAGCCGCACCCTGGCCCTCGGCGCCTTCGAACTCCTCTACGGCAACCCCGGCCTGGTCTACGAACTCCCCGAACGCATCAACGCCATCACCCCCGACGCCGTCTCCGCCGCCGCCAAGGCCCTGCGCCCCGACTCCCGAGCCATCCTCACCATCACCCCCTCCGGCGGTGCCGAGTGA
- a CDS encoding GntP family permease: protein MITAAAWTGHDTRLIGAAVLGIALIVVLITKVKFHPFLALVLGAGTLGLVAGMPVGALVDSFTKGVGSTVAGVGVLIALGAMLGKLLADSGGADQIVDTILNRTPGRGLPWAMALVAALIGLPMFFEIGLVMLIPVVLLTARRSGRPLMLLAIPALAGLSVLHGLVPPHPGPLVAVDALKADLGLTLGLGVLVAIPTVIIAGPLFARLAARWVPVTAPEVEVEQERPTERPSFAATLGTVLLPVALMLGKALADILLDKQNPVRHVLDFLGTPLVALLLAVLVGMVTLGRGFGRDRLAESIGSSLPPIAGILLIVGAGGGFKQTLVDAGIGDVITGLAKDANFSPLLLGWLIAVAIRLATGSATVATISAAGIIAPLAAGMEPAQAALLALAIGAGSLFFSHVNDAGFWLVKEYFGLSVGDTVKTWSIMETVISVVGIAIILPLSWLL from the coding sequence ATGATCACCGCGGCGGCCTGGACCGGTCACGACACCCGGCTCATCGGGGCGGCGGTGCTGGGCATCGCGCTCATCGTCGTGCTGATCACCAAGGTCAAGTTCCACCCGTTCCTGGCCCTGGTGCTCGGCGCTGGCACGCTCGGGCTGGTCGCCGGGATGCCGGTTGGCGCGCTGGTGGACAGCTTCACCAAGGGCGTCGGGTCCACCGTGGCAGGCGTCGGGGTGCTGATCGCGCTCGGTGCGATGCTCGGCAAGCTGCTCGCCGACTCCGGTGGCGCCGACCAGATCGTCGACACCATCCTCAACCGCACCCCCGGCCGCGGCCTGCCCTGGGCGATGGCGCTGGTGGCGGCGCTGATCGGGCTGCCGATGTTCTTCGAGATCGGCCTGGTCATGCTGATCCCGGTGGTCCTGCTGACCGCGCGGCGCAGCGGGCGGCCGCTGATGCTGCTGGCGATCCCGGCGCTGGCGGGTCTGTCGGTGCTGCACGGGCTGGTGCCGCCGCACCCCGGTCCGCTGGTGGCAGTGGACGCGCTGAAGGCGGACCTCGGCCTGACGCTCGGTCTCGGTGTGCTGGTCGCGATCCCGACCGTGATCATCGCGGGCCCGCTGTTCGCCCGCCTGGCCGCCCGGTGGGTGCCGGTGACCGCGCCGGAGGTGGAGGTCGAGCAGGAGCGGCCGACCGAGCGGCCGAGCTTCGCGGCCACGCTGGGGACGGTGCTGCTGCCGGTCGCGCTGATGCTCGGCAAGGCGCTCGCGGACATCCTGCTCGACAAGCAGAACCCCGTCCGGCACGTGCTGGACTTCCTGGGCACGCCACTGGTGGCGCTGCTGCTCGCGGTGCTGGTCGGGATGGTGACCCTGGGCCGGGGTTTCGGCCGCGACCGCCTCGCCGAGTCGATCGGCTCGTCGCTGCCGCCGATCGCCGGGATCCTGCTGATCGTCGGCGCGGGCGGCGGGTTCAAGCAGACCCTGGTCGACGCGGGCATCGGTGACGTGATCACCGGCCTGGCGAAGGACGCCAACTTCTCACCGCTGCTGCTCGGCTGGCTCATCGCCGTGGCCATCCGCCTGGCGACCGGCTCCGCGACCGTGGCCACGATCTCCGCGGCGGGCATCATCGCCCCGCTGGCGGCGGGGATGGAACCCGCTCAGGCCGCGCTGCTCGCCCTGGCGATCGGCGCCGGGTCGCTGTTCTTCTCGCACGTCAACGACGCCGGGTTCTGGCTGGTGAAGGAGTACTTCGGGCTCAGCGTCGGCGACACGGTCAAGACGTGGTCGATCATGGAGACGGTGATCTCGGTGGTCGGGATCGCGATCATCCTGCCGCTGAGCTGGCTGCTCTAA
- a CDS encoding M16 family metallopeptidase codes for MSRTAEQIGRTELGPRPLPPLGEQRAATNLSVVDTVLDNGLRVIAVHQPTVPMVELRLRIPFAGTDPAHAPTSEVLAAALLTGTATRDRVAVDTELALVGGELNAAVDPELLSLGGNALASGFDTLLAVLADALTAATYADEEVAGEKARLVERITVARSKPSVIARQALQRHRYGDHPFTKEIPEAAEVAKVEPADVRALHRAAVLPRGAVLVVVGDVEPVEAVAGVAAALADWRGDGAASVLPPLPPLTPGDLLVIDRPGAVQSQIRLSAQSITRTDPRYPALQLANLAFGGFFSSRLVENIREDKGYTYHARSYPEFTPDGATLLIDTDTASDVTAAALLEIRYELGRMALVAPAESEVDIVRQYAIGSLLTSTSSQGGLASQIAALAVLGLGVDWLVTHPERLKAVTADQVAEAAAEFFAPTRFTGIIVGDVAKLSPLTRIGGIRLP; via the coding sequence GTGAGCCGCACCGCAGAGCAGATCGGGCGCACCGAGCTCGGGCCCCGACCGCTCCCCCCGCTCGGCGAGCAACGGGCGGCCACCAACCTGTCCGTTGTGGACACCGTGCTCGACAACGGGTTGCGGGTCATCGCCGTGCACCAGCCGACGGTGCCGATGGTCGAGCTGCGGTTGCGGATCCCGTTCGCGGGCACGGATCCGGCGCACGCGCCGACCTCCGAGGTGTTGGCCGCGGCCCTGCTCACCGGGACCGCGACCCGCGACCGGGTCGCGGTGGACACCGAGCTCGCGCTGGTCGGCGGTGAGCTCAACGCCGCGGTGGACCCGGAGTTGCTCTCCCTCGGCGGCAACGCGCTGGCCAGCGGGTTCGACACGCTGCTCGCCGTGCTCGCCGACGCGCTGACGGCGGCGACGTACGCCGACGAGGAGGTGGCGGGGGAGAAGGCGCGGCTGGTCGAGCGGATCACCGTGGCCAGGTCCAAGCCCAGCGTCATCGCCCGCCAGGCGTTGCAGCGGCACCGCTACGGCGACCACCCGTTCACCAAGGAGATCCCCGAGGCCGCCGAGGTGGCCAAGGTCGAGCCAGCCGACGTCCGGGCGCTGCACCGGGCCGCGGTGCTGCCGCGGGGCGCGGTCCTCGTGGTCGTCGGTGACGTCGAGCCGGTCGAGGCTGTCGCCGGGGTCGCCGCCGCCCTGGCCGACTGGCGCGGTGACGGGGCGGCGTCGGTGCTGCCGCCGCTGCCCCCGCTCACCCCGGGCGACCTGCTGGTCATCGACCGGCCGGGCGCGGTCCAGTCGCAGATCCGGCTCAGCGCGCAGTCGATCACTCGCACCGACCCGCGCTACCCGGCCCTGCAGTTGGCCAACCTGGCCTTCGGCGGGTTCTTCTCCTCCCGCCTGGTGGAGAACATCCGCGAGGACAAGGGCTACACCTACCACGCCCGCTCCTACCCGGAGTTCACCCCGGACGGCGCGACGCTGCTCATCGACACCGACACCGCCAGCGACGTCACCGCCGCGGCGCTGCTGGAGATCCGCTACGAGCTGGGCAGGATGGCACTGGTCGCGCCAGCGGAGTCCGAAGTGGACATCGTGCGCCAGTACGCCATCGGTTCCCTGCTCACCAGCACCTCCTCCCAGGGCGGCCTCGCCTCCCAGATCGCCGCCCTCGCCGTCCTCGGCCTCGGCGTCGACTGGCTGGTCACCCACCCCGAGCGCCTCAAGGCCGTCACCGCAGACCAGGTCGCCGAAGCCGCCGCCGAGTTCTTCGCCCCCACCCGCTTCACCGGCATCATCGTCGGCGACGTGGCCAAACTGTCCCCCCTCACCCGCATCGGCGGCATCCGCCTCCCGTGA
- a CDS encoding LPXTG cell wall anchor domain-containing protein, giving the protein MLTFVKRAAVAVVTGLTLVATAVPALAQDDPDLSFPDYPMDEVVSPTPATVASICKKGVRSVEVNVHDSGPFTVRLVGSDLPAKTTKATDDPKVTFKPVPPGEYTVEIDGAGEKSDGLPVVVKPCTEDTPSDDPLEVSVQCRGGWGIVTAKITNPSTDEVREYAIDIDLPYTHSGEISPGVAFTVVDNAYEDRDKYQIKLHGPGFDPPIIKNFSVNCRSGNAPGVGTYAQCDAKENVTSQPTLWVELDNPNRISVDYTVTAHEATKTVTVPAVAHGSADLGPVPAGDYKVIVKGSDGTEVVTGVSVDFCEDVKVDRDGLQVSTRCVDEQSVVTIRYYAVGPYPAERKFTVEGKPGFEETVRFDGDGVYQWTRHVGVFADGSYTAHLTGSGLNTTEKFTVDCERDTTPTTTPSTPDTTTAPPSTTATVDSSAPSSTTTSPAPQGGVPPTTDDGSGGLPVTGAAVGGLVLLGLAALGGGAFLLLVQRRKRSA; this is encoded by the coding sequence TTGCTCACGTTCGTGAAGCGCGCAGCCGTGGCAGTCGTGACCGGGTTGACCCTGGTCGCCACCGCGGTACCCGCTCTGGCCCAGGACGACCCGGACCTGTCCTTCCCGGACTACCCGATGGACGAGGTGGTCAGCCCCACCCCGGCCACGGTCGCCAGCATCTGCAAGAAGGGCGTGCGCTCGGTCGAGGTCAACGTGCACGACAGCGGCCCGTTCACGGTCCGCCTGGTCGGCTCCGACCTCCCGGCCAAGACCACCAAGGCCACCGACGACCCCAAGGTGACCTTCAAGCCGGTGCCCCCCGGCGAGTACACCGTCGAGATCGACGGCGCGGGCGAGAAGTCCGACGGCCTGCCGGTCGTGGTCAAGCCGTGCACCGAGGACACCCCGTCGGACGACCCGCTCGAGGTCTCCGTCCAGTGCCGCGGCGGCTGGGGCATCGTCACCGCCAAGATCACCAACCCGTCCACCGACGAGGTGCGCGAGTACGCGATCGACATCGACCTGCCCTACACGCACTCCGGCGAGATCTCCCCGGGCGTCGCGTTCACGGTCGTCGACAACGCCTACGAGGACCGCGACAAGTACCAGATCAAGCTGCACGGCCCCGGGTTCGACCCGCCGATCATCAAGAACTTCAGCGTCAACTGCCGCTCCGGCAACGCGCCGGGCGTGGGCACCTACGCGCAGTGCGACGCCAAGGAGAACGTCACCAGCCAGCCCACGCTGTGGGTCGAGCTCGACAACCCCAACCGCATCTCGGTGGACTACACCGTGACCGCGCACGAGGCCACCAAGACGGTCACCGTCCCCGCGGTCGCGCACGGCAGCGCCGACCTCGGCCCCGTCCCCGCGGGTGACTACAAGGTCATCGTGAAGGGCTCCGACGGCACCGAGGTCGTCACCGGCGTCTCCGTCGACTTCTGCGAGGACGTCAAGGTCGACCGCGACGGCCTGCAGGTGTCCACCCGCTGCGTCGACGAGCAGTCGGTCGTGACCATCCGGTACTACGCGGTCGGCCCGTACCCGGCCGAGCGGAAGTTCACCGTCGAGGGCAAGCCCGGCTTCGAGGAGACCGTCCGCTTCGACGGCGATGGCGTCTACCAGTGGACCCGCCACGTCGGGGTCTTCGCCGACGGCAGCTACACCGCGCACCTGACCGGTTCCGGCCTGAACACCACCGAGAAGTTCACCGTCGACTGCGAGCGCGACACCACGCCGACGACCACACCGTCCACCCCGGACACCACGACCGCCCCGCCGTCGACCACCGCCACCGTCGACAGCTCGGCGCCGAGCAGCACCACCACCAGCCCGGCCCCGCAGGGCGGCGTGCCCCCGACCACCGACGACGGCTCCGGCGGCCTGCCGGTCACCGGTGCCGCGGTCGGCGGCCTGGTCCTGCTCGGCCTGGCCGCGCTCGGCGGCGGCGCCTTCCTGCTGCTCGTGCAGCGGCGCAAGCGCTCCGCCTAG
- a CDS encoding potassium channel family protein, whose product MIRPRRSDDLAARAEHDLVGIIRMPESSVSPVTSIMRRIVWALVALFAAVLLVYLDRDGYRDVNDDGISFLDAVYYATVSLSTTGYGDITPYSDSARLTNILVITPLRVLFLIVLVGTTLAVLTERSRQAFKIQRWRSKVRDHVVVVGYGTKGRSAVSAVLSDGVEPSRIVIVDTDQAMLDAASSLGLVTVHGSGTRADVLRVAGVPRAKSVVVAASRDDSAVLITLTAREMAPSAQIVAAVRETENVHLLRQSGANQVVVSSETAGRLLGMATHTPTVVDMVEDLITPDEGLAIAEREVEPGEVGGSPRHLPDIVLGLVRAGKLYRVDSSEADAIEYGDRLLYIRKVTPAED is encoded by the coding sequence GTGATCCGCCCTCGACGGTCTGATGACCTCGCGGCGCGGGCCGAGCACGACCTGGTCGGCATCATCCGCATGCCGGAGAGCAGCGTCAGCCCGGTCACCTCGATCATGCGCCGGATCGTGTGGGCGCTGGTCGCGCTGTTCGCGGCCGTGCTGCTGGTCTACCTCGACCGCGACGGCTACCGCGACGTCAACGACGACGGGATCTCCTTCCTCGACGCGGTGTACTACGCCACGGTGTCGCTCTCGACCACCGGCTACGGCGACATCACCCCCTACAGCGACTCGGCGCGGCTGACCAACATCCTGGTCATCACCCCGCTGCGCGTCCTGTTCCTCATCGTCCTGGTCGGCACCACCCTCGCGGTGCTGACCGAGCGCTCACGGCAGGCTTTCAAGATCCAACGGTGGAGGTCGAAGGTGCGGGACCACGTGGTCGTCGTCGGCTACGGCACCAAGGGGCGGTCGGCGGTGAGCGCGGTCCTGTCCGACGGGGTCGAACCCAGCCGCATCGTCATCGTCGACACCGACCAGGCCATGCTGGACGCGGCGTCGTCGCTGGGGCTGGTGACCGTGCACGGGTCGGGTACCCGCGCGGACGTCTTGCGGGTGGCTGGCGTGCCCAGGGCGAAGTCGGTGGTGGTGGCCGCGAGCCGCGACGACTCCGCGGTGCTGATCACCCTCACTGCGCGCGAGATGGCGCCTAGCGCCCAGATCGTCGCCGCAGTGCGGGAGACCGAGAACGTCCACCTCTTGCGGCAATCCGGGGCCAACCAGGTCGTGGTGTCGAGCGAGACGGCCGGTCGGCTGCTCGGCATGGCCACCCACACGCCCACGGTCGTGGACATGGTCGAGGACCTCATCACCCCGGACGAGGGCTTGGCCATCGCCGAGCGCGAGGTCGAGCCGGGCGAGGTGGGCGGTTCGCCGAGACACCTGCCCGACATCGTGCTCGGGCTCGTGCGGGCCGGGAAGCTCTACCGGGTCGACTCCTCCGAGGCCGACGCCATCGAGTACGGCGACCGGTTGCTCTACATCCGGAAGGTGACCCCGGCCGAGGACTGA